The DNA region GCCTCCATCCGCTGCCAGAAGTCCACGGCCGCCCGGGGATCGTAGCCGGCCTTCGCCATGTAGGTGAGGCCGAGGCGATCGGCCTCCGACTCGTGGGCCCGGGAGAAGGGCAGCAGAATCCCGATGTTCGCGCCCGCGCCCAGAAGGCCCGCCACCTGGCGGACGATGTAGGGGTCCTGGCGGCTCATCCCGATCTGAACCGCCTGGAGGCCCAGGCTGACGATGAGGTGCTGGCTCAGGCGCTCCCCGCCGTGGCGGGCGATGGCGTGCGCCACCTCATGGCCGAGCACCGTGGCGAGCCCCGCCTCGTCCCGGGCGATGACGAACATGCCGGTGTTCACCGCCACCTTCCCGCCCGGGAGCGCAAAGGCGTTCGGCGCATGGTCTTCGATCACGATGAACTCCCAGCGGTAGGCATGGGCCTTCCCCGATACCGCCGCGATCCGCCGGCCCACGCGCTGCACCATGGCGTTCTTTTCGGGGTCGCGGGAGATCCGCTGCTTCTGTTTCACCTCCCGGAAGGTCTGCTCGCCCAGCTGGATTTCATGGGACTCGGGCATGAGGAGGAGTTGCGAGC from bacterium includes:
- a CDS encoding M48 family metallopeptidase; amino-acid sequence: MHFFLRDKPPRTFLSFLRRGALWVLLLFLLPACAKAPISGRSQLLLMPESHEIQLGEQTFREVKQKQRISRDPEKNAMVQRVGRRIAAVSGKAHAYRWEFIVIEDHAPNAFALPGGKVAVNTGMFVIARDEAGLATVLGHEVAHAIARHGGERLSQHLIVSLGLQAVQIGMSRQDPYIVRQVAGLLGAGANIGILLPFSRAHESEADRLGLTYMAKAGYDPRAAVDFWQRMEA